A genome region from Phocoena sinus isolate mPhoSin1 chromosome 16, mPhoSin1.pri, whole genome shotgun sequence includes the following:
- the PDCD4 gene encoding programmed cell death protein 4 isoform X1 produces the protein MDVENEQILNVNPTGNNVQILTQSGRFSENEPDNLSDSLFSGDEENAGTEEIKNEINGNWISASSINEARINAKVKRRLRKNSSRDSGRGDSVSDNGSEGLRSGVTVPTSPKGRLLDRRSRSGKGRGLPKKGGAGGKGVWGTPGQVYDVEEVDVKDPNYDDDQENCVYETVVLPLDETAFEKTLTPIIQEYFEHGDTNEVAEMLRDLNLGEMKSGVPVLAVSLALEGKASHREMTSKLLSDLCGTVMSTNDVEKSFDKLLKDLPELALDTPRAPQLVGQFIARAVGDGILCNTYIDSYKGTVDCVQARAALDKATVLLSMSKGGKRKDSVWGSGGGQQSLNHLVKEIVMLLKEYLLSGDISEAEHCLKELEVPHFHHELVYEAIVMVLESTGESTFKMILDLLKSLWKSSTITLDQMKRGYERIYSEIPDINLDVPHSYSVLERFVEECFQAGIISRQLRDLCPSRGRKRFVSEGDGGRLKPESY, from the exons GGAATAATGTACAAATCTTAACACAGTCTGGAAGATTTTCAGAGAATG agccTGATAATTTAAGTGACTCTCTGTTTTCTGGTGATGAAGAAAATGCTGGGACTGAGGAAATAAAGAATGAGATAAATGGAAATTGGATTTCGGCATCCTCCATTAATGAAGCTAGAATTAATGCCAAGGTGAAAAGGCGGCTACGAAAAAACTCGTCCCGGGACTCCGGCAGAGGCGATTCCGTTAGTGATAACGGAAGTGAAGGCCTTAGAAGTGGAGTAACTGTACCAACCAGTCCAAAGGGAAGGTTGCTAGATAGGCGATCCAGATCTGGGAAAGGAAGGGGACTACCAAAGAAAG GTGGTGCTGGAGGCAAAGGTGTCTGGGGTACACCTGGACAGGTATATGATGTGGAGGAGGTGGATGTGAAAGATCCTAACTATGATGATGACCAG GAAAACTGTGTTTATGAAACTGTAGTTTTGCCTTTGGATGAAACGGCATTTGAGAAGACTTTAACACCAATCATACAGGAATATTTTGAGCACGGAGATACTAATGAAGTTGCG gaAATGCTAAGAGATTTAAATCTTGGCGAAATGAAAAGTGGAGTACCAGTGTTGGCAGTGTCATTGGCATTGGAGGGAAAAGCTAGTCATAGAGAAATGACATCTAAGCTTCTTTCTGACCTTTGTGGGACAGTAATGAGCACAAATGatgtagaaaaatcatttgataaattGTTGAAAGATCTACCTGAATTAGCATTGGATACTCCTAGAGCACCACAG ttGGTGGGCCAGTTTATTGCTAGAGCTGTTGGAGATGGAATTTTATGTAATACCTATATTGATAGTTACAAAGGAACTGTAGATTGTGTACAGGCTAG agctgCTCTGGACAAGGCTACCGTGCTTCTGAGTATGTCTAAAGGTGGAAAGCGCAAGGACAGTGTTTGGGGCTCTGGAGGTGGGCAGCAGTCTCTTAACCACCTTGTTAAAGAG ATTGTTATGCTGCTGAAAGAGTATTTACTCTCTGGAGACATATCTGAAGCTGAACATTGCCTTAAGGAACTGGAAGTACCTCATTTTCACCATGAGCTTGTATATGAA gCCATTGTAATGGTTTTAGAGTCAACTGGagaaagtacatttaaaatgattttggaCTTATTAAAATCTCTTTGGAAATCTTCTACCATTACTCTAGACCAAATGAAAAGA GGTTATGAGAGAATTTACAGTGAAATTCCAGACATTAATCTGGATGTCCCACATTCATACTCTGTGCTTGAGCGATTTGTAGAAGAATGTTTTCAGGCTGGAATAATTTCCAGACAACTCAGAGATCTTTGTCCCTCAAG GGGCAGAAAACGTTTTGTAAGTGAAGGAGATGGAGGTCGTCTTAAACCAGAGAGCTACTGA
- the PDCD4 gene encoding programmed cell death protein 4 isoform X2, translated as MDVENEQILNVNPTGNNVQILTQSGRFSENENAGTEEIKNEINGNWISASSINEARINAKVKRRLRKNSSRDSGRGDSVSDNGSEGLRSGVTVPTSPKGRLLDRRSRSGKGRGLPKKGGAGGKGVWGTPGQVYDVEEVDVKDPNYDDDQENCVYETVVLPLDETAFEKTLTPIIQEYFEHGDTNEVAEMLRDLNLGEMKSGVPVLAVSLALEGKASHREMTSKLLSDLCGTVMSTNDVEKSFDKLLKDLPELALDTPRAPQLVGQFIARAVGDGILCNTYIDSYKGTVDCVQARAALDKATVLLSMSKGGKRKDSVWGSGGGQQSLNHLVKEIVMLLKEYLLSGDISEAEHCLKELEVPHFHHELVYEAIVMVLESTGESTFKMILDLLKSLWKSSTITLDQMKRGYERIYSEIPDINLDVPHSYSVLERFVEECFQAGIISRQLRDLCPSRGRKRFVSEGDGGRLKPESY; from the exons GGAATAATGTACAAATCTTAACACAGTCTGGAAGATTTTCAGAGAATG AAAATGCTGGGACTGAGGAAATAAAGAATGAGATAAATGGAAATTGGATTTCGGCATCCTCCATTAATGAAGCTAGAATTAATGCCAAGGTGAAAAGGCGGCTACGAAAAAACTCGTCCCGGGACTCCGGCAGAGGCGATTCCGTTAGTGATAACGGAAGTGAAGGCCTTAGAAGTGGAGTAACTGTACCAACCAGTCCAAAGGGAAGGTTGCTAGATAGGCGATCCAGATCTGGGAAAGGAAGGGGACTACCAAAGAAAG GTGGTGCTGGAGGCAAAGGTGTCTGGGGTACACCTGGACAGGTATATGATGTGGAGGAGGTGGATGTGAAAGATCCTAACTATGATGATGACCAG GAAAACTGTGTTTATGAAACTGTAGTTTTGCCTTTGGATGAAACGGCATTTGAGAAGACTTTAACACCAATCATACAGGAATATTTTGAGCACGGAGATACTAATGAAGTTGCG gaAATGCTAAGAGATTTAAATCTTGGCGAAATGAAAAGTGGAGTACCAGTGTTGGCAGTGTCATTGGCATTGGAGGGAAAAGCTAGTCATAGAGAAATGACATCTAAGCTTCTTTCTGACCTTTGTGGGACAGTAATGAGCACAAATGatgtagaaaaatcatttgataaattGTTGAAAGATCTACCTGAATTAGCATTGGATACTCCTAGAGCACCACAG ttGGTGGGCCAGTTTATTGCTAGAGCTGTTGGAGATGGAATTTTATGTAATACCTATATTGATAGTTACAAAGGAACTGTAGATTGTGTACAGGCTAG agctgCTCTGGACAAGGCTACCGTGCTTCTGAGTATGTCTAAAGGTGGAAAGCGCAAGGACAGTGTTTGGGGCTCTGGAGGTGGGCAGCAGTCTCTTAACCACCTTGTTAAAGAG ATTGTTATGCTGCTGAAAGAGTATTTACTCTCTGGAGACATATCTGAAGCTGAACATTGCCTTAAGGAACTGGAAGTACCTCATTTTCACCATGAGCTTGTATATGAA gCCATTGTAATGGTTTTAGAGTCAACTGGagaaagtacatttaaaatgattttggaCTTATTAAAATCTCTTTGGAAATCTTCTACCATTACTCTAGACCAAATGAAAAGA GGTTATGAGAGAATTTACAGTGAAATTCCAGACATTAATCTGGATGTCCCACATTCATACTCTGTGCTTGAGCGATTTGTAGAAGAATGTTTTCAGGCTGGAATAATTTCCAGACAACTCAGAGATCTTTGTCCCTCAAG GGGCAGAAAACGTTTTGTAAGTGAAGGAGATGGAGGTCGTCTTAAACCAGAGAGCTACTGA
- the PDCD4 gene encoding programmed cell death protein 4 isoform X3 — protein sequence MDVENEQILNVNPTEPDNLSDSLFSGDEENAGTEEIKNEINGNWISASSINEARINAKVKRRLRKNSSRDSGRGDSVSDNGSEGLRSGVTVPTSPKGRLLDRRSRSGKGRGLPKKGGAGGKGVWGTPGQVYDVEEVDVKDPNYDDDQENCVYETVVLPLDETAFEKTLTPIIQEYFEHGDTNEVAEMLRDLNLGEMKSGVPVLAVSLALEGKASHREMTSKLLSDLCGTVMSTNDVEKSFDKLLKDLPELALDTPRAPQLVGQFIARAVGDGILCNTYIDSYKGTVDCVQARAALDKATVLLSMSKGGKRKDSVWGSGGGQQSLNHLVKEIVMLLKEYLLSGDISEAEHCLKELEVPHFHHELVYEAIVMVLESTGESTFKMILDLLKSLWKSSTITLDQMKRGYERIYSEIPDINLDVPHSYSVLERFVEECFQAGIISRQLRDLCPSRGRKRFVSEGDGGRLKPESY from the exons agccTGATAATTTAAGTGACTCTCTGTTTTCTGGTGATGAAGAAAATGCTGGGACTGAGGAAATAAAGAATGAGATAAATGGAAATTGGATTTCGGCATCCTCCATTAATGAAGCTAGAATTAATGCCAAGGTGAAAAGGCGGCTACGAAAAAACTCGTCCCGGGACTCCGGCAGAGGCGATTCCGTTAGTGATAACGGAAGTGAAGGCCTTAGAAGTGGAGTAACTGTACCAACCAGTCCAAAGGGAAGGTTGCTAGATAGGCGATCCAGATCTGGGAAAGGAAGGGGACTACCAAAGAAAG GTGGTGCTGGAGGCAAAGGTGTCTGGGGTACACCTGGACAGGTATATGATGTGGAGGAGGTGGATGTGAAAGATCCTAACTATGATGATGACCAG GAAAACTGTGTTTATGAAACTGTAGTTTTGCCTTTGGATGAAACGGCATTTGAGAAGACTTTAACACCAATCATACAGGAATATTTTGAGCACGGAGATACTAATGAAGTTGCG gaAATGCTAAGAGATTTAAATCTTGGCGAAATGAAAAGTGGAGTACCAGTGTTGGCAGTGTCATTGGCATTGGAGGGAAAAGCTAGTCATAGAGAAATGACATCTAAGCTTCTTTCTGACCTTTGTGGGACAGTAATGAGCACAAATGatgtagaaaaatcatttgataaattGTTGAAAGATCTACCTGAATTAGCATTGGATACTCCTAGAGCACCACAG ttGGTGGGCCAGTTTATTGCTAGAGCTGTTGGAGATGGAATTTTATGTAATACCTATATTGATAGTTACAAAGGAACTGTAGATTGTGTACAGGCTAG agctgCTCTGGACAAGGCTACCGTGCTTCTGAGTATGTCTAAAGGTGGAAAGCGCAAGGACAGTGTTTGGGGCTCTGGAGGTGGGCAGCAGTCTCTTAACCACCTTGTTAAAGAG ATTGTTATGCTGCTGAAAGAGTATTTACTCTCTGGAGACATATCTGAAGCTGAACATTGCCTTAAGGAACTGGAAGTACCTCATTTTCACCATGAGCTTGTATATGAA gCCATTGTAATGGTTTTAGAGTCAACTGGagaaagtacatttaaaatgattttggaCTTATTAAAATCTCTTTGGAAATCTTCTACCATTACTCTAGACCAAATGAAAAGA GGTTATGAGAGAATTTACAGTGAAATTCCAGACATTAATCTGGATGTCCCACATTCATACTCTGTGCTTGAGCGATTTGTAGAAGAATGTTTTCAGGCTGGAATAATTTCCAGACAACTCAGAGATCTTTGTCCCTCAAG GGGCAGAAAACGTTTTGTAAGTGAAGGAGATGGAGGTCGTCTTAAACCAGAGAGCTACTGA
- the PDCD4 gene encoding programmed cell death protein 4 isoform X4 — MDVENEQILNVNPTENAGTEEIKNEINGNWISASSINEARINAKVKRRLRKNSSRDSGRGDSVSDNGSEGLRSGVTVPTSPKGRLLDRRSRSGKGRGLPKKGGAGGKGVWGTPGQVYDVEEVDVKDPNYDDDQENCVYETVVLPLDETAFEKTLTPIIQEYFEHGDTNEVAEMLRDLNLGEMKSGVPVLAVSLALEGKASHREMTSKLLSDLCGTVMSTNDVEKSFDKLLKDLPELALDTPRAPQLVGQFIARAVGDGILCNTYIDSYKGTVDCVQARAALDKATVLLSMSKGGKRKDSVWGSGGGQQSLNHLVKEIVMLLKEYLLSGDISEAEHCLKELEVPHFHHELVYEAIVMVLESTGESTFKMILDLLKSLWKSSTITLDQMKRGYERIYSEIPDINLDVPHSYSVLERFVEECFQAGIISRQLRDLCPSRGRKRFVSEGDGGRLKPESY; from the exons AAAATGCTGGGACTGAGGAAATAAAGAATGAGATAAATGGAAATTGGATTTCGGCATCCTCCATTAATGAAGCTAGAATTAATGCCAAGGTGAAAAGGCGGCTACGAAAAAACTCGTCCCGGGACTCCGGCAGAGGCGATTCCGTTAGTGATAACGGAAGTGAAGGCCTTAGAAGTGGAGTAACTGTACCAACCAGTCCAAAGGGAAGGTTGCTAGATAGGCGATCCAGATCTGGGAAAGGAAGGGGACTACCAAAGAAAG GTGGTGCTGGAGGCAAAGGTGTCTGGGGTACACCTGGACAGGTATATGATGTGGAGGAGGTGGATGTGAAAGATCCTAACTATGATGATGACCAG GAAAACTGTGTTTATGAAACTGTAGTTTTGCCTTTGGATGAAACGGCATTTGAGAAGACTTTAACACCAATCATACAGGAATATTTTGAGCACGGAGATACTAATGAAGTTGCG gaAATGCTAAGAGATTTAAATCTTGGCGAAATGAAAAGTGGAGTACCAGTGTTGGCAGTGTCATTGGCATTGGAGGGAAAAGCTAGTCATAGAGAAATGACATCTAAGCTTCTTTCTGACCTTTGTGGGACAGTAATGAGCACAAATGatgtagaaaaatcatttgataaattGTTGAAAGATCTACCTGAATTAGCATTGGATACTCCTAGAGCACCACAG ttGGTGGGCCAGTTTATTGCTAGAGCTGTTGGAGATGGAATTTTATGTAATACCTATATTGATAGTTACAAAGGAACTGTAGATTGTGTACAGGCTAG agctgCTCTGGACAAGGCTACCGTGCTTCTGAGTATGTCTAAAGGTGGAAAGCGCAAGGACAGTGTTTGGGGCTCTGGAGGTGGGCAGCAGTCTCTTAACCACCTTGTTAAAGAG ATTGTTATGCTGCTGAAAGAGTATTTACTCTCTGGAGACATATCTGAAGCTGAACATTGCCTTAAGGAACTGGAAGTACCTCATTTTCACCATGAGCTTGTATATGAA gCCATTGTAATGGTTTTAGAGTCAACTGGagaaagtacatttaaaatgattttggaCTTATTAAAATCTCTTTGGAAATCTTCTACCATTACTCTAGACCAAATGAAAAGA GGTTATGAGAGAATTTACAGTGAAATTCCAGACATTAATCTGGATGTCCCACATTCATACTCTGTGCTTGAGCGATTTGTAGAAGAATGTTTTCAGGCTGGAATAATTTCCAGACAACTCAGAGATCTTTGTCCCTCAAG GGGCAGAAAACGTTTTGTAAGTGAAGGAGATGGAGGTCGTCTTAAACCAGAGAGCTACTGA
- the BBIP1 gene encoding BBSome-interacting protein 1, whose amino-acid sequence MPKAAGKRIRRTFRKKLSNNSDMAEMKSMFREVLPKQGQLSVEDITTMVLCKPKLLPLKSLTLEKLEKMQQAAQDTIRQQEMAEKEPPQISH is encoded by the exons ATGCCTAAAGCTGCGGGAAAAAGGATCAGGAGAACTTTCAG GAAGAAACTATCCAACAATTCAGATATGGCAGAAATGAAGTCAATGTTCCGGGAAGTTCTTCCAAAACAAG gGCAGTTGTCTGTAGAAGATATAACCACAATGGTGCTGTGTAAACCCAAGCTTTTACCCCTAAAATCTCTGACTctggaaaaactggagaaaatgcAGCAAGCAGCACAGGATACAATTCGCCAACAGGAAATGGCAGAAAAGGAACCACCGCAAATAAGTCACTGA